The genomic stretch GCAGCCCTGCTTGCCCTCAACAGCGGCGTCAATGCCGCGCAAGCCGGCCCCGCCAGCATCGACACTCTTGGTGCTGCGAAAACGCTACATGCCCTGACCCAGCAGATCGGCACCACGCTCGAAGCGATCGACCGCGAAGCGGATGGGGCAATCCAATCCGTCGACGCTTCAAAGAATGCGATCGGCGAACTGGATCGGGAGTTTCAGGCGCAGCATCTTTATCTGGAGGTAGCCGGCACGCAGGCGCAGGCACTCGGTGAAGATGCCCGTCGGCAGGAAAGAGAACTGGAGACAATCCGGTCAGAGCTCGGCTTGACCTCGCGCAGGGTTCAGGATCCGGACCGGATGCCACACCCGCCTCTTTTCCATCTGGACGCCATTGACAGGGCAGCCGCGGAGATCGAGCGGCAAGCGGACCGCTTCAAATCGGCGGGAGAAAGCTACCCGCCCATCACGCCGAGCCCCGGAAGCGGCCGACGCAGTCATCTGAAGCTCGTCAAATCCTGAACGAACCGGGCCGCTGGGAAGGATCGCCTGTCAGCGGCTCGCATCGCCTGATCGAATGCTTATATGAGGCGGACCTCCCGCTCCGTTCTTTCAGGATTGCAGATGATTCCGTTCTCCATTCTCGATCTTTCTCCCGTACCCGACGGCCTCGAGGTCCGCGACGCGCTCGACCAGTCGCGGCAGATGGCACGAACGGCAGAGGAACATGGCTACAAGCGCATCTGGCTCGCAGAACATCACGGCATGCCGGGCATCGCCAGTGCCGCCACCTCCGTCGTCATCGGCCACATCGGGGCAGCGACCAGCCGGATCCGCATCGGCTCGGGGGGCGTCATGCTGCCCAATCACTCGCCGTTGGTGATTGCCGAGCAGTTCGGTACCCTTGAGGCGCTCTTCCCCGGTCGTGTCGACCTCGGCCTTGGTCGCGCCCCCGGCACCGACATGCGCACCGCCCGGGCGCTCCGCCGCAACCTCGAGGCAGGCGCGGAGAACTTTCCGCATGACATCGTCGAATTGCAGCGTCTCCTCGGTGCGCCGACGGAAGACCAGCCGATACTCGCCATACCCGGCGCCAACTCGAATGTGCCCCTCTGGCTGCTCGGGTCCAGCATCTACAGCGCCCACCTCGCCGCAGCTCTTGGCCTCCCTTACGCCTTCGCCTCGCATTTCGCCCCGGACATGCTGATCGACGCTATCGCCATCTATCGCGAGCGCTTCCAGCCTTCGGAGACGCTTGAGAGACCTCATGTGATGGTAGGCGTCATGGGGGTGGCCGCCGATACGGATGAACAGGCCGCTCGACTGTTCACCTCGTCGCAGCAGCAGTTCATCAACCTTCGCCGCAATGTCCGTGGCAAGTTTCCGAAGCCAGTGGACACGATGGACGGCCTCTGGTCGGACATGGAACGCATGAGCGTCGAGCACACGCTGCGGTATGCTGCGGTCGGCTCGCCCTCGACGCTGGAGGCGAAGCTCACGCCCTTCCTGACTGAAACGGGAGCCGATGAACTGATCGTCTCGACGCCGATCCACGACATCGAGGCGCGGCTGAGGTCGGTCGAGCTCTTCGCCGGCCTGCCGATGATGGAGAAGGCGCTCTAGGGGGGCGCCTCCTCCCAAAGTATCTCAGGCCGAGAGCCTTG from Pseudorhizobium banfieldiae encodes the following:
- a CDS encoding methyl-accepting chemotaxis protein, which gives rise to MRDRDRLENELLELRAVADALDGSLRRFAAGDIYQNMDIAFPRTFDGMRKDFNRGLRSLTASLDEIISRTRELRSESTELRLSLHLNGEDDAARTAAVSAALASLGGVSNATRSQSGRAEHVATILHNARLDLDRPRQAATAAGTTTGHAAHSLAQLKALVEDLRPVVREAALLALNSGVNAAQAGPASIDTLGAAKTLHALTQQIGTTLEAIDREADGAIQSVDASKNAIGELDREFQAQHLYLEVAGTQAQALGEDARRQERELETIRSELGLTSRRVQDPDRMPHPPLFHLDAIDRAAAEIERQADRFKSAGESYPPITPSPGSGRRSHLKLVKS
- a CDS encoding LLM class flavin-dependent oxidoreductase — encoded protein: MIPFSILDLSPVPDGLEVRDALDQSRQMARTAEEHGYKRIWLAEHHGMPGIASAATSVVIGHIGAATSRIRIGSGGVMLPNHSPLVIAEQFGTLEALFPGRVDLGLGRAPGTDMRTARALRRNLEAGAENFPHDIVELQRLLGAPTEDQPILAIPGANSNVPLWLLGSSIYSAHLAAALGLPYAFASHFAPDMLIDAIAIYRERFQPSETLERPHVMVGVMGVAADTDEQAARLFTSSQQQFINLRRNVRGKFPKPVDTMDGLWSDMERMSVEHTLRYAAVGSPSTLEAKLTPFLTETGADELIVSTPIHDIEARLRSVELFAGLPMMEKAL